Proteins encoded together in one Diabrotica undecimpunctata isolate CICGRU chromosome 3, icDiaUnde3, whole genome shotgun sequence window:
- the LOC140436401 gene encoding uncharacterized protein isoform X1 encodes MSLIFNSFCLLVSRSKFSFHRVYLISKHDQRLRKINKMGFYRTASSHTMTSSNLSKLFEGKVDRFKGITVDSKNEQCEDQEFPQKLKDSLKAWTENGNRGIWFKVHLSQSDWVPILAKNGFKFHHAHEEYVMMVCWLPKSESNNIPHYAHTMVGVGAVVINDENQVLVVKERYYPHSLPHYKLPGGYVEPGENIVDAAIREVYEETNIKTKFESVLALRHGHGGMFACSDIYITVHLKAVTVDIEKCDREILESKWMDVTEYLEHPHIHELNKFFVKKYLEYEKRGIKVNCFHGIHQILKKPYTVYSITNRELEFTNNDVDISKF; translated from the exons ATGTCACTTATATTTAATTCATTTTGTTTGCTAGTAAGCAGATCAAAATTTTCATTCCATAGGGTATATTTAATCAGCAAACATGATCAAAGACTTCGGAAAATCAATAAAATGGGTTTTTATCGGAC TGCATCTAGCCACACTATGACTTCTTCAAATTTAAGCAAACTTTTTGAGGGCAAAGTAGATAGATTCAAAGGTATTACTGTAGATTCAAAAAATGAACAATGTGAAGATCAGGAATTTCCACAAAAACTTAAAG ATTCACTAAAAGCTTGGACTGAAAATGGAAATAGAGGAATTTGGTTCAAAGTCCACCTTAGTCAGTCTGATTGGGTACCAATTTTGGCCAAG aaTGGCTTTAAGTTTCATCATGCCCATGAAGAGTATGTTATGATGGTATGTTGGTTGCCTAAATCAGAAAGTAATAACATTCCACATTATGCTCATACTATGGTAGGTGTTGGAGCTGTGGTTATCAATGATGAAAACCAAGTGTTGGTAGTTAAGGAAAGATACTATCCTCATAGTTTACCTCATTACAAACTGCCGGGAGGTTACGTGGAACCAG GTGAAAATATTGTTGATGCTGCCATACGTGAAGTATATGAAGAAACCAACATAAAAACTAAGTTTGAGTCAGTGTTAGCTCTGAGGCACGGTCATGGGGGTATGTTTGCATGTTCAGACATCTACATAACCGTTCACCTAAAGGCAGTTACGGTAGATATAGAAAAATGTGATAGAGAAATCTTGGAATCCAAATGGATGGATGTGACAGAGTATTTAGAACATCCCCACATACATGAATTGAACAAGTTCTTCGTTAAGAAGTATTTGGAATATGAAAAAAGGGGTATCAAGGTCAACTGTTTCCATGGGATTCACCAGATTCTTAAAAAACCATATACTGTGTATTCTATTACAAATAGAGAATTGGAATTTACTAACAACGATGTAGATATTTCGaagttttaa
- the LOC140436401 gene encoding uncharacterized protein isoform X2, whose product MIKDFGKSIKWVFIGRYFNFSASSHTMTSSNLSKLFEGKVDRFKGITVDSKNEQCEDQEFPQKLKDSLKAWTENGNRGIWFKVHLSQSDWVPILAKNGFKFHHAHEEYVMMVCWLPKSESNNIPHYAHTMVGVGAVVINDENQVLVVKERYYPHSLPHYKLPGGYVEPGENIVDAAIREVYEETNIKTKFESVLALRHGHGGMFACSDIYITVHLKAVTVDIEKCDREILESKWMDVTEYLEHPHIHELNKFFVKKYLEYEKRGIKVNCFHGIHQILKKPYTVYSITNRELEFTNNDVDISKF is encoded by the exons ATGATCAAAGACTTCGGAAAATCAATAAAATGGGTTTTTATCGGAC gatattttaaTTTTAGTGCATCTAGCCACACTATGACTTCTTCAAATTTAAGCAAACTTTTTGAGGGCAAAGTAGATAGATTCAAAGGTATTACTGTAGATTCAAAAAATGAACAATGTGAAGATCAGGAATTTCCACAAAAACTTAAAG ATTCACTAAAAGCTTGGACTGAAAATGGAAATAGAGGAATTTGGTTCAAAGTCCACCTTAGTCAGTCTGATTGGGTACCAATTTTGGCCAAG aaTGGCTTTAAGTTTCATCATGCCCATGAAGAGTATGTTATGATGGTATGTTGGTTGCCTAAATCAGAAAGTAATAACATTCCACATTATGCTCATACTATGGTAGGTGTTGGAGCTGTGGTTATCAATGATGAAAACCAAGTGTTGGTAGTTAAGGAAAGATACTATCCTCATAGTTTACCTCATTACAAACTGCCGGGAGGTTACGTGGAACCAG GTGAAAATATTGTTGATGCTGCCATACGTGAAGTATATGAAGAAACCAACATAAAAACTAAGTTTGAGTCAGTGTTAGCTCTGAGGCACGGTCATGGGGGTATGTTTGCATGTTCAGACATCTACATAACCGTTCACCTAAAGGCAGTTACGGTAGATATAGAAAAATGTGATAGAGAAATCTTGGAATCCAAATGGATGGATGTGACAGAGTATTTAGAACATCCCCACATACATGAATTGAACAAGTTCTTCGTTAAGAAGTATTTGGAATATGAAAAAAGGGGTATCAAGGTCAACTGTTTCCATGGGATTCACCAGATTCTTAAAAAACCATATACTGTGTATTCTATTACAAATAGAGAATTGGAATTTACTAACAACGATGTAGATATTTCGaagttttaa
- the LOC140436401 gene encoding uncharacterized protein isoform X3, whose product MTSSNLSKLFEGKVDRFKGITVDSKNEQCEDQEFPQKLKDSLKAWTENGNRGIWFKVHLSQSDWVPILAKNGFKFHHAHEEYVMMVCWLPKSESNNIPHYAHTMVGVGAVVINDENQVLVVKERYYPHSLPHYKLPGGYVEPGENIVDAAIREVYEETNIKTKFESVLALRHGHGGMFACSDIYITVHLKAVTVDIEKCDREILESKWMDVTEYLEHPHIHELNKFFVKKYLEYEKRGIKVNCFHGIHQILKKPYTVYSITNRELEFTNNDVDISKF is encoded by the exons ATGACTTCTTCAAATTTAAGCAAACTTTTTGAGGGCAAAGTAGATAGATTCAAAGGTATTACTGTAGATTCAAAAAATGAACAATGTGAAGATCAGGAATTTCCACAAAAACTTAAAG ATTCACTAAAAGCTTGGACTGAAAATGGAAATAGAGGAATTTGGTTCAAAGTCCACCTTAGTCAGTCTGATTGGGTACCAATTTTGGCCAAG aaTGGCTTTAAGTTTCATCATGCCCATGAAGAGTATGTTATGATGGTATGTTGGTTGCCTAAATCAGAAAGTAATAACATTCCACATTATGCTCATACTATGGTAGGTGTTGGAGCTGTGGTTATCAATGATGAAAACCAAGTGTTGGTAGTTAAGGAAAGATACTATCCTCATAGTTTACCTCATTACAAACTGCCGGGAGGTTACGTGGAACCAG GTGAAAATATTGTTGATGCTGCCATACGTGAAGTATATGAAGAAACCAACATAAAAACTAAGTTTGAGTCAGTGTTAGCTCTGAGGCACGGTCATGGGGGTATGTTTGCATGTTCAGACATCTACATAACCGTTCACCTAAAGGCAGTTACGGTAGATATAGAAAAATGTGATAGAGAAATCTTGGAATCCAAATGGATGGATGTGACAGAGTATTTAGAACATCCCCACATACATGAATTGAACAAGTTCTTCGTTAAGAAGTATTTGGAATATGAAAAAAGGGGTATCAAGGTCAACTGTTTCCATGGGATTCACCAGATTCTTAAAAAACCATATACTGTGTATTCTATTACAAATAGAGAATTGGAATTTACTAACAACGATGTAGATATTTCGaagttttaa